A window from Balearica regulorum gibbericeps isolate bBalReg1 chromosome 1, bBalReg1.pri, whole genome shotgun sequence encodes these proteins:
- the LOC104640300 gene encoding retinoic acid-induced protein 3, whose amino-acid sequence MTTSPPRGCGSIDADYYLLCDMEQAWGIVLESLAAAGVLVTIFLICSLFFLICKVQDNSKRHMISVYFFFLLGTLGIFGLTFAFIIKLNNRTRPTRFFLFGVIFALCFSCLLTHACNLNKLVRGRKPFSWMVLLLLIVSFALVQVVISIEYLVTMLVNEKDKFLNMSVEETNRDFVMLLIYVLFLMALTFLVSMFTFCGSYKSWKRHGAHIFVTVMFSIAIWVVWITMLTKGNTVLNKQNWDDPVVAIALVSNGWIFLIMYIIPEICFLTAPLKLEDYPPEDDFCQPKFIKQTTGVDNHAYTQDEIVQGDTGDLSYSPYSSHFQMKTIEPQNDFSIPRPKARTSPYHDYTGGKGPM is encoded by the exons gctgcagctggtgTCCTTGTCACCATTTTCCTCATCTGCTCACTCTTCTTTCTCATCTGTAAAGTACAAGACAACAGCAAACGGCACATGATCTCCgtctatttcttctttctcttagGCACGCTCGGCATTTTTGGTCTCACTTTTGCCTTCATCATTAAACTCAATAATAGGACTCGCCCCACTCGGTTCTTTCTATTTGGAGTCATCTTTGCTCTCTGCTTCTCATGCCTCCTCACCCATGCCTGCAACCTCAACAAACTCGTGAGAGGAAGAAAGCCCTTCTCCTGGATGGTGTTGCTGCTCCTCATTGTTTCCTTTGCCTTGGTACAAGTTGTGATCAGCATTGAGTACTTAGTCACCATGCTAGTAAACgaaaaagacaaatttctgAATATGTCTGTGGAGGAGACCAACAGGGACTTTGTCATGCTTTTGATCTACGTGCTCTTCTTGATGGCTCTGACCTTTTTGGTTTCCATGTTCACATTCTGTGGGTCATACAAAAGCTGGAAGAGGCACGGGGCGCACATCTTTGTCACTGTCATGTTCTCCATTGCCATTTGGGTAGTGTGGATCACTATGCTCACAAAAGGCAACacagttttaaacaaacaaaactgggATGATCCTGTCGTGGCCATTGCTCTGGTGTCTAATGGATGGATCTTTCTCATAATGTATATCATTCCTGAAATTTGTTTCCTCACTGCCCCTCTGAAGCTAGAGGACTACCCTCCAGAAGATGACTTCTGCCAACCCAAGTTCATAAAGCAGACAACTGGAGTGGACAACCATGCCTACACCCAAGATGAAATTGTGCAAG GAGATACAGGAGACCTCAGCTACTCCCCATACTCTTCTCACTTTCAGATGAAG ACCATCGAACCCCAAAATGATTTCTCCATCCCTCGGCCCAAGGCCCGGACAAGCCCATACCATGACTACACTGGTGGGAAAGGCCCCATGTAG